From the Plodia interpunctella isolate USDA-ARS_2022_Savannah chromosome 5, ilPloInte3.2, whole genome shotgun sequence genome, one window contains:
- the LOC128669857 gene encoding PAX3- and PAX7-binding protein 1: MSLFRKPKKIHQRRMFTADDDEDGDPEPPPPPVISHKKENKPIKPTNTPLLSFADEEEEGEEFKVKKSSQSKRLAKRREKEREKRRPPDGDSNKYDNNGDEDKPNDIDQSDKPKPKKKVTLEGLILSGREALAADGAGDLSEDSANEEEEDSRGFHQYRADSVRAALAVAPGLIPDAALIHAARKTRQQARELGDFVPIQNEPSTGGSRLIREDGSGDEEEEGRLIVRGLELPSDKPKRGTAAAASEEELDSEAEEWVEQQMQKAMPAIADITGELAADLNPFAAPPPPARAQPLAQHLRPLQADMRNPTTVSELIRALRERLEEQQTQRDKTWQRRSQTRDALQRAARERSARAARTRALDAAYRRAQAARGYLTDLVECLDEKMPQLEALEARALAMHRRRCEFIMERRRADVRDQAQDVLTLAARPGAAKPIDSEEKIRRCAEREGRRRARRLRRDAAAAAAGAAARHRDGDSSDDELPPAELQHYTQERETIRQLSRAVFADALAAWRGARGVCARVSRWRRREPALYADVSVASCLPALLAPYVRHQLILWNPLADEDNEDYERMDWYKCVMMYGVRHERLSDSDESDSETEGEAPAVSEDSVREDPDLMLAPTLVAKVVLPKLTELVEQAWDPMCVRACVRLRQLIVRCAALPATSPAVARLAVAAHARLAAALAADVFLPAVPPHIMEGAGGPFWRRSLGAGARLLRAALALCAPPSLLRADGIVLALIETLSCAAGAAPGPQAAEAAAALAASLPRSGALRAVALRRLAALATLALSRLQTDNPMHLKALEQARAVIAEAKAME, translated from the exons ATGTCCTTGTTCCGCAAACCGAAAAAGATCCACCAGAGGCGTATGTTTACCGCcgatgatgatgaagatgGTGATCCTGAGCCACCACCGCCGCCAGTCATCAGTCataaaaaggaaaacaaaCCGATTAAGCCCACAAACACTCCCTTGTTGAGTTTTGCTGACGAGG AAGAGGAAGGCGAGGAGTTCAAAGTGAAGAAGTCGTCACAGAGCAAGCGACTGGCCAAGCGGCGGGAGAAAGAGAGGGAGAAACGCCGGCCCCCGGACGgtgatagtaataaatatgacaataaTGGTGATGAG GACAAACCCAACGATATCGACCAATCAGACAAGCCGAAGCCGAAAAAGAAAGTGACTTTAGAGGGGTTGATTCTCTCCGGTCGGGAGGCGTTAGCTGCCGACGGGGCCGGGGATTTGTCCGAAGATAGCGCGAATGAGGAAGAAGAGGATAGTAGGGGATTTCACCAGTACCGCGCGGATTCCGTGCGGGCGGCCTTGGCTGTGGCGCCCGGACTCATACCGGACGCCGCGCTCATCCACGCGGCGCGCAAGACGCGACAGCAG GCTCGCGAGCTTGGAGACTTTGTGCCGATACAGAATGAGCCGTCGACCGGAGGCTCCAGGTTGATCCGGGAGGATGGCTCCGGGGATGAAGAGGAGGAAGGTAGGCTCATCGTCAGGGGGTTGGAGCTGCCCAGCGACAAGCCTAAAC GTGGCACGGCTGCTGCAGCTTCAGAAGAGGAGCTGGACAGTGAGGCTGAGGAGTGGGTGGAGCAGCAGATGCAGAAGGCAATGCCTGCTATTGCTGATATCACAG GCGAGTTAGCCGCGGATCTGAACCCGttcgccgcgccgccgccgccggcgcgcgcgcagccgTTAGCGCAGCACCTGCGGCCTCTACAGGCTGACATGCGCAACCCCACCACTGTCTCGGAACTAATTAGGGCTCTCAGAGAAAG ACTGGAAGAGCAGCAGACACAACGCGACAAGACGTGGCAGCGGCGGTCGCAGACGCGCGACGCGCTGCAGCGCGCGGCGCGCGAGCGCTCAGCGCGCGCCGCGCGCACGCGCGCGCTCGACGCCGCCTACCGCCGCGCGCAGGCCGCGCGCGGGTATCTCACCGACCTCGTCGAGTGTCTGGACGAGAAG ATGCCGCAGCTGGAGGCGCTGGAGGCGCGCGCGCTGGCGATGCACAGGCGCCGCTGTGAGTTCATCATGGAGCGGCGGCGCGCGGACGTCAGGGATCAGGCGCAGGATGTACTCACTCTGGCTG CTCGGCCCGGCGCCGCGAAGCCGATAGACTCCGAAGAGAAGATCCGGCGCTGTGCGGAGCGCGaggggcggcggcgcgcgcgcagacTGCGGCGCgacgcggcggcggcggcggccggCGCTGCGGCGCGACACCGAGACGGGGACTCCAGCGACGACGAGCTGCCGCCCGCCGAGCTGCAGCACTACACGCAGGAGAGAG AGACGATCCGTCAACTGTCTAGGGCGGTGTTCGCGGACGCGCTGGCGGCGtggcgcggcgcgcgcggcgtGTGCGCGCGCGTGTCGCGCTGGCGCCGTCGCGAGCCCGCGCTGTACGCCGACGTCAGTGTGGCCTCCTGTCTGCCCGCGCTGCTGGCGCCCTACGTCAGGCATCAG ttaATATTGTGGAATCCGCTAGCTGACGAAGACAATGAGGACTACGAGAGAATGGACTGGTACAA ATGTGTGATGATGTACGGCGTTCGACACGAGCGGCTGTCGGATTCAGACGAGTCGGACTCCGAGACGGAGGGCGAAGCGCCCGCCGTCAGCGAGGACTCCGTTAGAGAAGACCCCGACCTGATGCTGGCACCCACATTGGTGGCCAAAGTGGTGCTGCCCAAACTCACGG AGCTGGTGGAGCAGGCGTGGGACCCGATGTGCGTGCGCGCGTGCGTGCGACTGCGGCAGCTCATAGTGCGCTGCGCGGCCTTGCCCGCGACCTCGCCCGCGGTCGCGCGCCTCGCCGTCGCCGCGCACGCGCGTCTCGCGGCCGCGCTCGCCGCCGACGTCTTCCTGCCCGCCGTGCCGCCGCA TATAATGGAGGGCGCGGGCGGACCGTTCTGGCGCCGCAGCCTCGGCGCGGGCGCGCGGCTGCTGCGCGCGGCGCTGGCGCTGTGTGCGCCGCCGTCGCTGCTGCGCGCCGACGGCATTGTACTCGCgcttatag aGACGTTAAGTTgcgcggcgggcgcggcgccCGGGCCGCAGGCGGCGGAGGCGGCGGCCGCGCTCGCGGCCTCACTGCCGCGCTCCGGCGCGCTGCGCGCCGTTGCGCTCCGCAGGCTCGCGGCGCTGGCCACGCTCGCGCTCTCCAGGCTGCAGACCGATAATCCTATGCACTT GAAAGCGCTGGAACAGGCGAGAGCGGTGATAGCAGAAGCCAAAGCGATGGAATGA
- the RpLP0 gene encoding large ribosomal subunit protein uL10 produces MVREDKATWKSNYFTKIIQLLDEYPKCFIVGADNVGSQQMQQIRISLRGSSIVLMGKNTMMRKAIKDHLETNPALEKLLPHIKGNVGFVFTRGDLVEVRDKLLENKVRAPARPGAIAPLAVVIPAHNTGLGPEKTSFFQALSIPTKISKGSIEIINDVPILKPGDKVGASEATLLNMLNISPFSYGLVVKQVYDSGTIFAPAILDIKPEDLLAKFLEGVAHVAAVSLSAGYPTLASAPHSIANGFKNLLAVAAVTDVNFKEAETIKEFIKDPSKFAAAAAVAAPAAAAPAAEKKEEKKEEKEESESDDDMGFGLFD; encoded by the exons ATGGTTAGGGAGGACAAGGCTACCTGGAAGTCTAACTACTTCACTAAGATTATC CAACTATTAGACGAGTACCCAAAATGTTTCATCGTGGGTGCCGACAACGTAGGCTCGCAACAGATGCAGCAGATCCGCATCTCGCTACGAGGAAGCAGCATCGTACTCATGGGCAAGAACACCATGATGCGTAAGGCCATCAAGGACCATCTGGAGACCAACCCCGCGCTGGAAAAGCTGCTGCCCCACATCAAGGGCAATGTAGGCTTTGTCTTCACCCGTGGAGACCTTGTGGAA GTGCGTGACAAATTGCTGGAGAACAAAGTTCGTGCCCCAGCCCGTCCTGGAGCCATTGCACCTCTAGCTGTGGTAATCCCTGCGCACAACACTGGTCTGGGTCCTGAGAAGACTTCCTTCTTCCAGGCCCTTTCCATCCCCACCAAGATTTCCAAGG GTTCCATTGAAATCATCAACGATGTGCCCATTCTGAAACCCGGAGACAAAGTGGGCGCCTCCGAAGCGACTCTGCTCAACATGCTGAACATCTCGCCCTTCTCGTACGGTCTTGTAGTTAAGCAG GTGTACGACTCGGGCACGATCTTCGCGCCAGCAATCCTGGACATAAAGCCAGAGGACCTGCTGGCCAAGTTCCTGGAGGGCGTGGCGCACGTGGCGGCCGTGTCGCTCAGCGCCGGCTACCCCACGCTGGCCTCCGCGCCGCACTCCATCGCCAACGGCTTCAAGAACCTGCTGGCGGTCGCCGCCGTCACCGACGTCAACTTCAAGGAGGCCGAGACCATCAAGGAGTTCATCAAG GACCCGAGCAAATTCGCGGCTGCAGCTGCAGTCGCCGCACCCGCCGCCGCAGCTCCGGCCGCTGAGAAGAAGGAGGAGAAGAAGGAAGAGAAAGAAGAGTCTGAGAGCGATGACGACATGGGCTTCGGTCTCTTCGACTAA
- the LOC128669985 gene encoding protein arginine N-methyltransferase 9-like → MGDIAQEYIKYARYLSTNGCYSKAFDMYMLAFDKNRDLKTLYEPEFRANVIRLNEVLATANKMEEIFSNFARAIDAFPDNINLLNDIGKYLYKFAFYTEAWCHFQKALRFNPLFVNAEKNLNSVKNFLMERWHFRMLNDKIRNEAYRKAIKAKAVKFKDNVLDMGTGTGLLSLYATECSPKSVIACDGSDVMTSIAEFVTMDNRKNEIVIINKMSTDMTTGDIGGRSTLLVTEMFDAGLFGEHVLQSLAHAWDNLMMNNARIVPTKAEFFVAPAKCDHLNRKYQLCHSTKVLLNIPNEHVHITTHDETYDCEDVHLFKDIKYMADPKTLLVVDFNDRDDVLEILNRKDPFRAKFKIKEDGEINTFIGWFHLYLTDTITITTNPNAKNRANAWQQAVFFDNIPVPVKKNQVTISDFLMNGGKLTMLHNSKKEITRISPETLRFLNDTEYIKLITGSIAMNCVYLGQIVDISLTSIVDLCPFPLFGLLMLKRGAQSLICSAKTEADVSFIESIFTINKVPLSKVTILTGDEWGPETFRGEKYHAIFTNIFDLWGDVDLRNRLVAQQLRQNNLMQGGLFMPSDIKIVGQLVHSKWLEINNKVLDENVHNYRLSPHVNKYQVTQNFCIDFTHLEFTSLSNPTILGSFNDDSGSKTFKIPLISDGTVNAILCWYQLEIMENLTEISTNRRNSFIDGIVFLVNPKFPLKKGFMANIVRCVDHEGAFKLLFEDTSQDQSPNV, encoded by the coding sequence ATGGGGGATATTGCTCAAGAATACATAAAGTACGCCCGATATTTATCAACAAATGGCTGCTACAGCAAGGCTTTCGATATGTACATGCTGGCTTTCGACAAGAACAGGGACCTGAAGACTCTGTACGAGCCGGAGTTTCGCGCCAACGTGATCAGGCTGAACGAGGTGCTGGCCACAGCCAACAAGATGGAGGAGATCTTTAGCAACTTCGCGCGCGCGATTGATGCCTTCCCAGACAACATCAACTTGCTCAACGACATTGGCAAGTATCTTTACAAGTTCGCATTCTACACTGAAGCTTGGTGCCACTTTCAGAAAGCACTTAGATTCAATCCTTTATTTGTTAATGCTGAGAAAAATCTAAACTCTGTGAAGAATTTCCTTATGGAGCGATGGCATTTCCGCATGCTCAATGATAAGATTAGAAATGAAGCTTATCGTAAAGCAATTAAAGCCAAAGCCGTTAAATTTAAGGATAATGTCCTTGATATGGGTACTGGAACAGGCTTATTATCTTTGTATGCAACTGAGTGCTCCCCTAAGTCAGTCATAGCTTGTGATGGATCTGACGTGATGACCAGCATAGCAGAATTTGTCACCATGGATAACAGGAAAAATGAGATTGTCATCATCAACAAGATGTCTACAGACATGACCACAGGTGACATAGGGGGGAGGAGCACCCTTCTGGTTACTGAAATGTTTGATGCAGGTCTCTTTGGGGAACATGTTTTGCAATCTTTAGCCCACGCATGGGACAACCTCATGATGAACAATGCTCGAATTGTACCCACCAAAGCAGAATTCTTTGTAGCCCCGGCCAAATGTGACCATCTCAACCGCAAGTATCAGCTGTGCCACTCCACCAAAGTCCTCTTAAACATTCCTAATGAGCATGTCCACATCACAACTCATGATGAGACTTACGATTGTGAAGATGTCCATCTCTTCaaggacataaaatatatggcTGACCCAAAGACACTACTTGTAGTTGATTTCAATGACCGAGATGATGTACTGGAGATTTTAAACAGAAAAGACCCCTTCcgtgcaaaatttaaaattaaagaggATGGAGAGATCAACACTTTTATTGGCTGGTTCCATCTGTATTTAACAGATACCATCACAATCACTACCAATCCCAATGCTAAAAACAGGGCAAATGCATGGCAGCAAGCGGTATTCTTTGACAACATTCCCGTTCCTGTGAAGAAAAATCAAGTTACAATTTCAGATTTCCTCATGAATGGGGGCAAACTGACTATGTTGCATAATTCCAAGAAGGAAATCACAAGAATCTCACCAGAGACTCTAAGGTTCTTAAATGATacagaatatataaaactgaTCACAGGTAGTATTGCCATGAATTGCGTGTACCTCGGACAGATTGTTGATATAAGTCTGACAAGTATTGTTGACCTCTGTCCTTTCCCATTGTTTGGTCTTCTCATGTTGAAGCGGGGAGCTCAATCTCTCATATGCAGTGCCAAAACAGAGGCTGATGTATCTTTCATTGAGTCAATTTTCACAATCAACAAAGTACCTCTGTCCAAAGTCACTATTTTAACTGGCGATGAATGGGGGCCTGAGACGTTCAGAGGTGAAAAGTACCATGCCATATTTACTAATATCTTTGACTTGTGGGGCGATGTAGATTTGCGTAATAGACTTGTAGCCCAGCAGTTGAGACAAAATAACTTGATGCAAGGAGGCCTCTTCATGCCGTCTGACATCAAGATTGTGGGGCAGCTTGTCCACAGCAAGTGGTTGGAGATCAACAACAAAGTGCTTGACGAAAATGTGCACAATTACAGACTGTCTCCACACGTAAACAAGTATCAGGTGACTCAAAACTTTTGTATTGATTTCACGCATTTGGAATTCACTTCTCTTTCTAATCCAACAATCTTGGGTTCTTTCAATGATGATTCAGGgtcaaaaacatttaagaTCCCGCTAATTTCCGATGGGACCGTGAATGCTATCCTGTGCTGGTACCAGCTGGAAATTATGGAGAATTTGACGGAAATATCCACAAACAGAAGGAATAGTTTCATAGATGGTATTGTGTTCTTGGTCAACCCAAAGTTTCCTTTGAAAAAAGGTTTTATGGCTAACATCGTGCGCTGTGTGGACCATGAAGGCGCGTTCAAGTTGCTGTTCGAAGATACGTCTCAAGATCAGAGCCCTAATGTCTGA
- the LOC128669987 gene encoding RCC1 domain-containing protein 1, translated as MWIIAGNNLFNQWCTNDVIVTHFRDVPLRIPTEDLGTITKNTEIVEINWSYNIYKTNDSFYISGIWGGRKQFTKVVIPKEFNICEEHSLLVAGNDYSLLFVEKKLGKLWIMDENDGVKEIKFSEAPVDSSSKRRKENCDIRSVKAKGDNFMCLTYSGTVYIGMLPGLVNTENCLGSICDIDCGFEHFMLLTDAGRVYTWGNGRRLQLGHGDLDNLDTPTEVEALAGIRIVKICAGGWHSAALSEFGDLYVWGWNDIGQLGIRNNKGKEQTVSDILTTTMLPTVVDVFNDCNEEIVNLNVKDFACGSRHTAIILEDNSVWTSGCNKYGQLGFNPSLYSTVPYFKKAYECNINSKVLCGPWTTVLTTVT; from the exons ATGTGGATAATCGCaggaaacaatttatttaaccaGTGGTGTACAAATGATGTTATTGTGACCCATTTTCGTGATGTACCTCTACGTATTCCAACAGAAGATTTGGGTActatcacaaaaaatacagaaatagtCGAAATCAATTGGTCTTATAACATTTACAAGACTAAtgattcattttatatatcagGAATATGGGGAGGACGAAAACAATTTACCAAAGTAGTTATACCTAAAGAATTTAACATTTGTGAAGAACACAGCCTACTGGTTGCGGGCAATGATTATAGCCTGTTATTTGTGGAAAAGAAATTAGGGAAATTATGGATAATGGATGAAAATGATGGTGTTAAGGAAATCAAATTTAGTGAGGCACCTGTTGATTCTAGCTCAAAGAGAAGGAAGGAAAACTGTGACATCAGAAGTGTAAAAGCAAAAGGTGACAACTTCATGTGTCTCACATACAGTGGGACAGTATACATTGGGATGCTGCCTGGCTTGGTGAATACAGAGAATTGCTTGGGGTCAATATGTGATATAGATTGTGGTTTTGAACATTTCATGCTTCTTACTGATGCTGGAAGAGTTTATACTTGGGGCAATGGAAG GAGACTTCAGTTGGGACATGGTGATTTGGACAACTTAGATACACCTACAGAGGTTGAGGCTCTGGCTGGTATaagaattgttaaaatttgtgcTGGAGGTTGGCATTCCGCAGCCCTTAGTGAATTTGGGGACTTGTATGTGTGGGGCTGGAATGATATTGGCCAATTaggaataagaaataataaaggaAAAGAACAAACTGTTTCTGATATATTAACTACCACTATGCTACCTACAGTAGTAGATGTTTTTAATGATTGTAATGaagaaattgttaatttaaatgtaaaagatTTTGCCTGTGGGTCCAGACATACAGCTATTATTCTTGAAGACAATAGTGTGTGGACTTCAGGATGTAATAAATATGGGCAGCTTGGGTTCAATCCTAGTTTATATTCAACAGTCCCTTATTTCAAAAAGGCTTatgaatgtaatattaattctaAGGTATTATGTGGACCATGGACAACGGTGCTTACAACGGTGACATAA